A genome region from Flavobacterium sp. CFS9 includes the following:
- a CDS encoding prolyl oligopeptidase family serine peptidase: MGTKEKLICLVLFIFQLMQAQSSKSEEIRFLDFTPVIDGKLDDKLLNLKKKEFNHFFQFDNPAVTPTKVNYLLGYTATHLYLYIEAKADSITYRDRGFINGDGFKLLLAKRQNDSLTDEYYDIVFSPSKDKKYWARKRIWDYNRNQNHGKKLSRETRFEEISHNGKCGFEVLLTWKDAYPYHPWFSNPLGYNLYFAKAIPNNAANGYSVVKDEGIWDEEIPKRNFMPIAFEEPKKVNQPIIVAQLFKRNIQADEPLQLNLITIAKTVLNKTIDVTIQNDSSRIFLDKKIKVSFKNKLQRESIPFDSHNLKPGHYNFLIRSASDTIAPYDFVIFPKFNFDSIRSQITRNPYHLQQGTINTLLFKTNEVQQHFNNLKSYENGKNVLKEYLQFETELNSFLKGGDPYKGIAKPYRRAFQSKYDATFQPYTIKLPQDYNPEKKYPLLVFLHGSGQDEQTVLSQARSGGNFIEIAPFARDRYNCYDSESSQNDIMEAIEDVVLHFSGDKSKIVIAGFSMGGYGALRTYYQHPELYKGVAVFAGHPDLANEWLGTGHPNFLEDQFLVPFLKTPVFVYHGKKDGALPVSVAEKLIQKLNSNGVPVIRRIIEDKTHEYPDAETNKIYFEWLTKITEK; this comes from the coding sequence ATGGGAACAAAAGAAAAACTGATATGTCTGGTACTGTTTATTTTTCAACTGATGCAGGCACAATCTTCGAAATCAGAAGAGATACGCTTTCTGGATTTCACTCCTGTTATTGACGGAAAGCTGGACGACAAACTACTAAATCTTAAGAAAAAAGAATTCAATCATTTTTTTCAGTTTGACAATCCTGCGGTCACACCCACTAAAGTAAATTATCTGTTGGGATATACCGCAACACATCTTTATTTATATATCGAAGCTAAAGCGGATAGTATTACTTATCGCGATAGAGGATTTATTAATGGTGACGGCTTTAAATTATTACTGGCAAAACGTCAAAATGATTCGCTTACAGATGAATACTATGACATTGTCTTCTCTCCTTCTAAAGACAAAAAATACTGGGCCCGAAAAAGAATCTGGGACTACAATCGAAACCAAAACCATGGTAAAAAATTAAGCCGCGAAACCCGCTTCGAAGAGATTTCTCATAATGGGAAATGCGGTTTCGAAGTACTGCTGACATGGAAAGACGCATACCCTTATCATCCCTGGTTTTCTAACCCATTAGGATATAATCTGTATTTTGCAAAAGCCATACCAAACAATGCTGCAAATGGCTACTCGGTTGTTAAGGATGAAGGCATCTGGGACGAAGAAATTCCAAAAAGGAATTTCATGCCAATCGCTTTTGAAGAACCTAAAAAGGTAAACCAACCCATTATAGTAGCTCAGCTATTCAAAAGAAATATTCAGGCTGACGAACCTCTGCAATTAAATCTAATAACAATAGCAAAAACAGTTCTGAATAAAACTATTGACGTTACAATCCAAAATGATTCTTCCAGAATATTTCTTGATAAAAAAATAAAAGTCAGTTTTAAAAATAAACTACAGCGAGAATCAATTCCCTTTGATTCCCATAATTTAAAACCGGGTCATTATAATTTTCTCATTCGTTCAGCCTCTGATACAATTGCACCATATGATTTTGTTATTTTCCCTAAGTTTAACTTCGACAGCATTCGTTCACAAATTACCAGAAATCCATACCATTTACAGCAAGGTACTATAAATACCCTGTTGTTTAAAACAAACGAGGTCCAACAGCATTTCAACAATTTGAAATCCTACGAAAACGGGAAAAATGTATTGAAAGAATATCTCCAATTTGAAACGGAATTGAATTCCTTTTTAAAAGGCGGCGATCCTTACAAGGGAATTGCAAAACCTTATCGAAGAGCCTTCCAATCAAAATACGATGCTACTTTTCAACCTTACACTATAAAATTACCACAAGATTACAACCCTGAAAAAAAATACCCTCTACTGGTTTTTCTTCATGGCAGCGGGCAAGATGAACAGACCGTCTTAAGCCAGGCCAGAAGCGGTGGTAATTTTATTGAGATTGCTCCGTTTGCCAGAGATAGGTATAACTGTTATGATTCTGAAAGTTCGCAAAATGACATTATGGAAGCCATTGAAGATGTAGTGCTGCACTTTTCAGGTGATAAAAGCAAAATCGTTATTGCCGGATTTTCGATGGGTGGCTATGGTGCCTTGCGAACCTACTACCAGCATCCTGAACTTTATAAAGGAGTAGCCGTTTTTGCAGGGCATCCCGATTTGGCAAATGAGTGGCTGGGCACAGGACATCCGAATTTTTTAGAGGATCAATTTCTGGTTCCCTTTTTAAAAACTCCTGTTTTTGTTTATCATGGAAAAAAAGATGGAGCTTTACCCGTATCGGTCGCAGAAAAATTAATACAAAAACTAAATTCGAATGGAGTTCCTGTCATCAGAAGAATAATTGAAGACAAAACCCACGAATACCCTGACGCGGAAACCAATAAAATCTACTTTGAATGGCTGACTAAGATCACAGAAAAGTAG
- a CDS encoding pentapeptide repeat-containing protein — MKANKIGNKIAKARKEQNMSQAQLAQLLFISPQAVGKWERGESFPDIATLDRLAEILNVDLNYFSENLQSSESMPISKIINDTNVQEQKGSKEVDASDRPERPLLINFSGSALAKTDLAGVSLVNRRFVGSDLRDSDFSNADLTGSVFKGSDVREANFTGANLTDCTFSALDLSNASFIKATLVRTEFSASELSGVKFMDTELVDVKLTRADLRKITFIDCIFNGVDFKYSDLSGLCLDGHIFMDVNFSNAALNKVSFKGAVFRNVSFRPTFALTNRYYKTLQTICFEGAVMDKLTYAALKGVGVDLSKVTTI, encoded by the coding sequence ATGAAAGCTAACAAAATCGGCAACAAGATTGCCAAAGCACGAAAAGAGCAAAACATGTCTCAGGCGCAACTTGCTCAACTTTTATTTATCAGTCCGCAGGCAGTAGGGAAATGGGAACGAGGAGAATCCTTTCCGGATATTGCTACTTTAGACCGACTTGCAGAAATTTTAAACGTAGATCTTAATTATTTTTCAGAAAATCTTCAATCTTCTGAAAGTATGCCAATTTCTAAGATAATTAATGATACTAACGTACAGGAACAAAAAGGATCTAAAGAAGTGGATGCTTCTGACAGACCGGAGCGGCCATTATTGATCAATTTTAGTGGCAGTGCCCTTGCAAAAACGGACTTAGCGGGAGTTAGTCTGGTCAACAGAAGATTTGTTGGAAGTGATTTGCGTGACAGCGACTTTTCGAATGCCGATCTAACCGGTAGTGTATTTAAAGGTAGTGATGTGCGTGAAGCTAATTTTACCGGAGCGAATCTGACAGATTGTACTTTTTCTGCACTTGATCTTTCCAATGCCAGTTTCATCAAGGCGACTCTCGTGCGCACCGAATTCAGTGCTTCAGAGTTGAGCGGAGTAAAGTTTATGGATACAGAACTGGTAGATGTAAAGCTAACCAGAGCTGATCTTCGTAAAATAACCTTTATAGATTGTATTTTTAATGGGGTCGATTTTAAATATTCAGATTTGTCGGGGCTTTGTCTTGATGGACATATTTTTATGGATGTGAACTTTTCTAATGCGGCATTGAATAAAGTTTCATTTAAGGGAGCAGTCTTCAGAAATGTTTCGTTCCGTCCGACGTTTGCATTGACAAACAGATATTACAAAACGCTTCAGACCATCTGTTTTGAAGGGGCAGTGATGGATAAATTAACTTATGCAGCACTCAAAGGTGTTGGAGTCGATTTGTCGAAGGTAACCACGATTTAG
- a CDS encoding DUF2807 domain-containing protein yields the protein MKKNTALLLLLLVTTLTFAQRREKIKGSKIVTTSVKEVGEFDGIEADDNLEVYLEPGEKNEIRIEADDNLHEIIGTDLREKVLRLYTAKESTIFKKLVVHVIYTGTLKTVIAKNETVVYAIQELKLDDITFHSFDYAKLLLNVNSKKFSLFADDRSKTELNLKSEDASLQLSKNSSIKTLVSAIKFKCDLYQKTTAAIEGIAEKATIRLDNNSVFTGIKFTLKDANVTTEGYSVATILAENNLAIAAGDKSEVSLFGNPKIELTRFSEEAKLIKKPSPVPVKAKATTPLQG from the coding sequence ATGAAAAAGAATACGGCCCTTCTTCTATTATTATTGGTTACGACCTTAACTTTTGCCCAGCGAAGAGAAAAAATAAAAGGATCTAAAATTGTAACCACCTCGGTAAAAGAAGTTGGTGAATTTGACGGTATTGAAGCCGATGATAATCTGGAAGTTTACCTGGAACCAGGAGAAAAAAACGAAATCAGAATTGAAGCCGATGACAATCTGCATGAAATCATTGGAACGGATTTAAGAGAAAAAGTACTTCGTCTCTATACTGCCAAAGAAAGTACGATCTTCAAAAAACTGGTCGTTCACGTTATTTATACCGGTACATTAAAAACCGTAATTGCCAAAAACGAGACTGTAGTCTATGCTATTCAGGAGCTTAAATTAGACGATATCACTTTTCATAGCTTCGATTACGCTAAATTATTACTCAACGTAAATTCAAAAAAGTTCAGTTTGTTTGCAGATGACAGATCCAAAACCGAGCTAAACTTAAAATCAGAAGACGCTTCCTTACAACTAAGTAAAAACTCTTCGATTAAAACATTAGTTTCTGCCATAAAATTCAAATGTGATTTGTACCAAAAAACAACTGCTGCCATTGAAGGTATTGCCGAAAAAGCAACAATCCGTTTAGACAACAACTCTGTTTTTACCGGAATAAAATTTACTTTAAAAGATGCTAACGTTACCACAGAAGGCTATTCTGTGGCTACAATTTTAGCGGAGAACAATTTAGCAATTGCTGCCGGAGATAAGTCGGAGGTATCACTGTTTGGAAATCCTAAAATCGAACTAACCCGTTTTAGCGAGGAAGCAAAACTCATCAAAAAACCAAGTCCTGTCCCTGTAAAAGCTAAAGCAACGACACCATTACAAGGATAG
- a CDS encoding PspC domain-containing protein — MNKTVNINLGGMVFHIDEDAYLKLTRYFDAIKRSLTNSSGQDEIIKDIEMRISELLIEKQKSDKHVVGLKDVDEVIAVMGQPEDYILEDEEKTSQSFNDYGTRKHKKLYRDKEKGMIGGVATGLGHYFGIDAVWIKIIFLVFVFAGFGTGILAYFVLWIVTPEAVTTSEKLEMTGEPVTISNIEKKVREEIENLSDKFKNANYDAMGNQVKSGAERISSSFGDFIMTIFKIFAKFLGVILIISGISTLIMLLIGVFTLGTNVFVDFPWQNFVDAGNFTDYPLWSFGLLMFFAVGIPFFFLTLLGFKLLSPNLKSIGNITKYTLLAIWIIAVAIAISIGIKQATELSYDNKMVEKKAINITPKDTLFVKFRYNDYYAKDLNHRSDFEFVQDSANNQLIYSNDVRLHVLRTDEAAPYIQIEKTARGNSFINAKQRAEKINYKFQLNGNHLILDNYFLTDVKNKFRGQEVDVYLYLPEGQLFKPDSSVQDYDDSDDDFFNLHYSGNYNYKVAGSKVKCLNCPADENDDENNYENDYENNYEYDNEGNRIENDTVKEVSIKINGKEVLNGKKTKGKLTTDQNGVIIKIN, encoded by the coding sequence ATGAACAAAACAGTAAATATTAACTTAGGCGGTATGGTTTTTCACATCGATGAAGATGCATATCTAAAACTGACACGCTATTTTGACGCCATAAAACGATCTCTTACTAATTCGTCCGGACAGGATGAAATCATTAAAGATATCGAAATGCGTATCTCTGAATTATTAATTGAGAAACAAAAAAGCGATAAACATGTTGTAGGACTGAAAGATGTTGATGAGGTGATTGCCGTTATGGGACAGCCTGAAGACTATATTCTGGAAGATGAAGAAAAAACAAGTCAGTCTTTTAATGATTACGGAACAAGAAAGCACAAAAAATTGTATCGTGACAAAGAAAAAGGGATGATTGGTGGTGTAGCAACCGGTTTGGGACATTATTTTGGGATTGATGCTGTGTGGATCAAAATTATCTTCCTGGTATTTGTTTTCGCAGGTTTTGGAACGGGAATCTTAGCGTACTTCGTTCTTTGGATTGTTACTCCTGAAGCGGTTACCACTTCGGAGAAACTGGAAATGACTGGAGAGCCGGTAACGATCTCGAACATTGAAAAAAAAGTTCGTGAAGAAATTGAAAACTTATCGGATAAATTTAAAAATGCCAATTATGATGCGATGGGAAACCAGGTAAAGTCGGGAGCTGAGAGAATAAGTAGTTCATTTGGAGACTTTATCATGACGATTTTCAAAATATTCGCTAAATTTTTAGGAGTCATTTTAATCATATCCGGAATCAGTACTTTGATTATGTTATTGATTGGAGTTTTTACTTTAGGAACTAATGTTTTTGTTGATTTCCCTTGGCAAAACTTTGTAGATGCCGGAAACTTTACAGATTATCCGCTTTGGTCATTTGGTTTGTTAATGTTCTTTGCTGTTGGAATTCCATTTTTCTTCTTGACACTTTTAGGTTTCAAATTGTTATCTCCAAATCTGAAGTCCATTGGAAATATCACCAAATATACTTTGTTAGCAATTTGGATTATAGCGGTTGCTATCGCGATCAGCATCGGAATCAAACAAGCGACAGAGCTTTCATACGACAACAAAATGGTCGAGAAAAAAGCAATCAACATTACTCCAAAAGATACTCTTTTCGTAAAATTCAGATACAATGATTATTACGCTAAAGACCTGAACCACCGTAGTGATTTTGAGTTTGTACAAGATTCTGCCAACAATCAGTTAATCTATTCTAACGATGTTCGCTTACATGTTTTACGTACAGATGAAGCTGCTCCTTACATTCAAATTGAAAAAACAGCCAGAGGGAACTCGTTTATCAATGCCAAACAAAGAGCAGAAAAAATCAACTATAAATTTCAGCTTAACGGAAACCATTTGATTTTAGACAATTATTTTCTGACAGATGTAAAAAATAAATTCAGAGGACAGGAAGTTGATGTATATTTGTACTTACCTGAAGGACAATTGTTCAAGCCGGATTCATCTGTACAAGATTATGACGATTCTGACGATGATTTTTTCAACTTGCATTATAGCGGCAACTACAATTACAAAGTAGCAGGTTCAAAAGTAAAATGTTTGAACTGCCCGGCAGACGAGAATGACGACGAGAATAATTACGAGAATGACTACGAAAACAACTATGAGTATGACAATGAGGGAAACCGCATTGAAAACGATACTGTAAAAGAAGTTTCGATTAAAATTAACGGAAAAGAAGTTTTAAACGGAAAGAAAACCAAAGGAAAATTAACCACTGATCAAAACGGAGTTATAATCAAAATTAACTAA
- a CDS encoding DUF4870 domain-containing protein: METTTPLIMETSSEKNTATFTHLSTLSQYIIPFGNYIFPILIWTTYKDKSEFVNHHGKQTLNFQLSLLLYTLVLALIAIPIFITVVLQNIPIEALMYDDNYVIRNFNFEGNIGLLTVGATAVLLFGLLKFVEFFLVIYASIKASNGELYKYPITIPFIK; the protein is encoded by the coding sequence ATGGAAACAACAACACCACTCATCATGGAAACTTCATCAGAAAAGAACACTGCAACGTTCACACATTTAAGTACATTAAGTCAGTACATCATTCCGTTTGGAAATTACATCTTCCCGATATTAATCTGGACGACTTACAAAGACAAATCAGAATTTGTAAACCACCACGGAAAACAGACTTTAAACTTTCAACTGAGTCTTTTGCTTTACACGCTTGTTTTGGCTCTAATCGCTATTCCGATTTTCATTACTGTCGTACTGCAAAATATTCCAATCGAAGCTTTAATGTATGATGACAATTATGTGATTCGCAATTTCAACTTCGAAGGTAATATTGGTTTACTAACAGTTGGAGCAACGGCAGTTTTACTTTTTGGATTATTAAAATTTGTTGAGTTCTTTTTAGTGATTTACGCTTCAATAAAAGCTTCAAACGGAGAATTATACAAATATCCAATTACGATTCCTTTTATTAAGTAG
- a CDS encoding head GIN domain-containing protein, with translation MIKIIIHITKFIIATVTALLFASCNFNVNTIKGSGNVTTEKRTVQGNFTKVAVSNAIDLDIIQSDSTEIVVEADDNIQKEIITKVENGTLYIKCKFNSFQDITKKRVTVKMPIIDKLEASTAASIVGKDLIQGQDISLEASSAATISVNIESDNITCDSDSGSSIGMEGKALKTQVSASSGGSINAHKLWANEIHAEASSGGSVNVHPIISLKASASSGGSINYDNTPKTIEKTSSSGGTISQG, from the coding sequence ATGATAAAAATAATCATTCACATTACAAAATTCATTATTGCAACTGTTACCGCACTACTGTTCGCCTCTTGTAACTTTAATGTAAATACGATTAAAGGAAGTGGAAATGTTACTACTGAAAAAAGAACCGTACAAGGCAATTTTACAAAAGTAGCGGTGAGCAATGCAATAGATTTGGATATTATCCAATCTGATTCTACCGAAATTGTTGTGGAAGCAGATGATAACATCCAAAAGGAAATTATCACAAAGGTGGAAAATGGAACACTATACATCAAATGTAAATTCAATAGTTTTCAGGATATCACCAAGAAAAGGGTAACTGTAAAAATGCCAATTATAGATAAATTAGAAGCCTCAACTGCGGCATCTATCGTGGGCAAAGATTTGATTCAGGGCCAGGACATTAGTCTGGAAGCTTCAAGTGCCGCTACTATTTCAGTGAATATTGAATCTGACAATATTACTTGTGATTCAGACAGTGGAAGCTCTATTGGAATGGAAGGGAAAGCGTTAAAAACTCAGGTTTCAGCTTCAAGCGGCGGCAGCATCAATGCACACAAACTATGGGCAAATGAAATTCACGCTGAAGCTTCAAGCGGAGGCAGCGTAAACGTTCACCCAATAATAAGTCTGAAAGCTTCAGCCAGCAGTGGTGGAAGTATCAATTACGACAATACTCCTAAAACAATTGAAAAGACTTCAAGTTCAGGAGGAACAATCAGTCAGGGATAA
- the trxB gene encoding thioredoxin-disulfide reductase, with the protein MSDTIEKIKCLIIGSGPAGYTAAIYAARANMNPVLYQGMQPGGQLTTTNEVENFPGYVDGVTGPEMMIQLQEQAKRFGADIRDGWATKVDFSGDIHKVWINDTIELHCETVIISTGASAKYLGLPSEQHYLQMGGGVSACAVCDGFFYRNQEVVIVGAGDSACEEAHYLSKLCKKVTMLVRSEKFRASKIMEERVRKTENIEILMNHDTVEVLGDDNVVHAIKAKNKTTGEIFDIPATGFFVAIGHKPNTDIFADYITLDETGYIVNVPGTSKTNVEGVFVAGDAADHVYRQAITAAGTGCMAALDAERYLAAKE; encoded by the coding sequence ATGTCAGATACAATCGAAAAAATTAAATGCCTTATTATTGGTTCAGGTCCGGCGGGTTACACTGCTGCTATTTATGCTGCCAGAGCAAATATGAATCCGGTTTTATATCAGGGAATGCAGCCAGGGGGGCAATTGACTACAACTAATGAAGTAGAAAATTTCCCGGGTTATGTGGATGGAGTTACAGGACCGGAGATGATGATTCAATTACAAGAACAAGCAAAACGTTTTGGTGCTGATATTCGTGACGGATGGGCTACTAAAGTTGATTTTTCGGGAGATATTCATAAAGTTTGGATTAACGATACGATAGAATTACACTGTGAAACTGTTATTATTTCTACAGGAGCTTCGGCTAAATATTTAGGATTGCCTTCAGAGCAGCATTATTTACAAATGGGTGGAGGAGTTTCTGCTTGTGCTGTTTGTGATGGATTCTTCTACCGCAATCAGGAAGTGGTTATTGTAGGAGCCGGAGACTCAGCTTGTGAAGAAGCACATTACCTGTCTAAACTTTGTAAAAAAGTAACGATGTTGGTAAGAAGCGAGAAATTCAGAGCTTCAAAAATTATGGAAGAACGCGTTCGTAAAACCGAAAATATCGAGATTTTGATGAACCACGATACCGTTGAAGTTTTAGGTGACGATAATGTAGTACACGCTATAAAAGCAAAAAACAAAACGACTGGTGAAATTTTCGACATTCCGGCAACCGGATTTTTCGTTGCCATTGGTCATAAACCGAATACAGATATTTTTGCAGATTACATCACACTTGATGAAACCGGTTATATCGTAAATGTTCCGGGAACTTCTAAAACTAATGTAGAAGGTGTTTTTGTAGCCGGAGATGCTGCTGATCATGTATACCGTCAGGCCATTACTGCTGCAGGTACAGGATGTATGGCTGCTTTGGATGCTGAGAGATATCTTGCTGCGAAAGAGTAG
- a CDS encoding PadR family transcriptional regulator yields the protein MNIENTKAQMRKGVLEFCILSVLKEKDAYTSEILDTLKNAKLLVVEGTVYPLLTRLKNDGLLNYRWEESTSGPPRKYYGLTEIGQTFLNELSGTWTELSDAVKLITNQNQ from the coding sequence ATGAACATTGAAAACACAAAAGCACAGATGCGCAAAGGTGTTCTTGAGTTTTGCATCCTATCTGTATTAAAAGAAAAAGATGCCTACACATCAGAAATATTAGACACTTTAAAAAACGCAAAATTACTAGTTGTTGAGGGAACAGTTTATCCACTTTTGACTAGGCTGAAAAACGACGGTTTGCTTAATTATCGATGGGAAGAATCTACGTCAGGACCACCAAGAAAATATTATGGATTAACCGAAATAGGACAAACATTTTTAAACGAACTTAGCGGTACCTGGACAGAATTGTCTGACGCCGTAAAACTAATCACCAATCAAAATCAATAA
- a CDS encoding multicopper oxidase family protein — MKLHTIILLFLITLSAKAQKVVRYDLHVRDTIVNFSGKEKRALTVNGQIPMPTLTFTEGDIAEIYVHNDLKKENTALHWHGLFLPNKEDGVPYLTQMPIKPGTTHKYSFPIIQNGTYWYHSHSGLQEQIGLYGLFIINKKKDDPTIRKGIDDLPTIPVILSEWTDLKPENVQRMLHNADDWFAIKKGTTQSYAEAIKQGHFVTKVTNEWKRMNAMDVSDIYYEKFLINGKNEQQLSQFKAGDKVRLRIANGGASSYFWLTYGGGKITVVASDGNDVEPVEVDRLIISVSETYDVVVTIPEDKKSFAFLATAEDRTGSASLFLGAGTKQPVKHLPKLKYFEGMKMMNDMMKMNGDMNDMGMQMSLNKMDMNAVMYPEITGGGEPMKMEDHSGHNMEGMNMAADTTETAGITTLNYGMLKSPTVTTLPKDAPVKELRFELSGNMNRYVWSLDNKVISETDKILIKKGENVRIVLYNGSMMRHPMHLHGHDFRILNEHGDYSPLKNVIDIMPMETDTIEFQANAEGDWFFHCHILYHMMAGMGRIFTYENQAPNPLIHDKKMADKMLKMDDRMFHFRAENDFASNGNDGEALLSSTRWSIGTEWRLGYNNKNGFETETHIGRYIGKMQWFMPFIGFDWRYRKMGIDEQEQNMFGQKNTKDNRSVLSAGIEYTLPMLVKAQVEVFTDGNVRIQFERKDIPLSRRLRMNLMWNTDKEYMAGLKYIVGRNFGITTHYDSDMGVGFGIGLNY, encoded by the coding sequence ATGAAACTACATACTATTATACTACTCTTTTTAATCACTTTAAGTGCAAAAGCACAAAAAGTGGTTCGTTACGATCTGCATGTTCGGGACACTATTGTGAATTTTTCCGGAAAAGAAAAAAGAGCCCTTACGGTCAATGGACAAATTCCGATGCCTACTCTGACTTTTACAGAAGGCGATATAGCCGAAATTTACGTCCACAACGACTTAAAAAAAGAAAACACCGCACTGCACTGGCATGGATTATTCCTTCCGAATAAGGAAGATGGTGTTCCTTATTTAACCCAAATGCCTATAAAACCCGGAACAACGCACAAATACAGTTTTCCTATTATTCAAAACGGAACGTATTGGTACCACAGCCACTCGGGATTGCAGGAGCAAATTGGTTTGTACGGTCTTTTTATCATCAACAAAAAGAAAGACGATCCAACCATTAGAAAAGGAATTGATGATTTACCGACAATTCCCGTTATTCTAAGCGAATGGACGGATCTGAAACCTGAAAATGTACAGCGAATGCTGCACAATGCCGACGATTGGTTTGCCATAAAAAAAGGAACGACACAAAGTTATGCGGAAGCCATTAAACAAGGTCACTTTGTAACAAAGGTAACCAACGAATGGAAACGTATGAATGCCATGGACGTTAGTGATATTTATTACGAAAAGTTTCTGATCAACGGTAAAAACGAACAACAGCTTTCACAATTTAAAGCAGGCGATAAAGTCAGACTGCGAATTGCAAACGGAGGGGCTTCGAGTTATTTCTGGCTGACTTACGGCGGTGGAAAAATAACCGTTGTGGCGAGTGACGGAAATGATGTTGAACCCGTAGAAGTGGACCGACTGATTATCTCGGTTTCGGAAACTTATGATGTGGTGGTTACCATTCCGGAAGATAAAAAATCTTTTGCCTTTTTGGCTACAGCCGAAGACAGAACCGGATCGGCTTCACTGTTTTTAGGAGCAGGAACAAAACAGCCTGTAAAACATCTTCCGAAATTAAAATATTTCGAAGGGATGAAAATGATGAATGATATGATGAAGATGAACGGCGACATGAACGATATGGGCATGCAAATGTCTCTGAACAAAATGGACATGAATGCTGTTATGTATCCCGAAATTACAGGAGGTGGCGAACCTATGAAAATGGAAGATCATTCCGGTCACAACATGGAAGGCATGAACATGGCTGCAGATACGACCGAAACTGCCGGAATCACTACTCTAAATTACGGAATGCTGAAATCGCCAACTGTAACAACACTGCCTAAAGATGCACCGGTAAAAGAACTGCGCTTTGAGTTGTCCGGAAACATGAACCGTTATGTTTGGAGTTTAGACAATAAAGTTATTTCTGAAACCGATAAAATCCTGATCAAAAAAGGCGAAAACGTCCGAATTGTATTGTACAACGGATCCATGATGCGTCACCCGATGCATTTACACGGACACGATTTCAGAATTTTGAACGAACATGGCGATTATTCTCCGTTAAAAAATGTGATCGATATTATGCCGATGGAAACCGATACGATCGAATTTCAGGCCAATGCCGAAGGAGACTGGTTTTTTCATTGTCATATTCTGTACCACATGATGGCCGGAATGGGACGTATTTTTACGTACGAGAATCAGGCACCTAATCCGTTAATTCACGACAAAAAAATGGCGGATAAGATGCTAAAGATGGACGATCGTATGTTTCATTTTAGAGCCGAAAATGACTTTGCCTCTAACGGAAATGACGGAGAAGCTCTTTTAAGCAGTACGCGTTGGAGCATTGGTACCGAATGGAGATTGGGTTATAACAACAAAAACGGTTTCGAGACGGAGACACACATTGGGCGCTACATAGGAAAAATGCAATGGTTTATGCCCTTCATTGGTTTTGACTGGCGTTACAGAAAAATGGGAATCGACGAACAGGAACAAAATATGTTCGGACAAAAAAACACCAAAGACAATCGTTCGGTTTTAAGCGCGGGTATCGAGTATACCTTACCTATGCTGGTAAAAGCACAGGTTGAGGTTTTTACTGATGGAAATGTCCGAATTCAGTTTGAACGAAAAGACATTCCCCTGTCCAGACGTCTGCGCATGAATTTGATGTGGAATACAGATAAGGAGTACATGGCAGGTTTGAAATACATCGTTGGACGAAACTTCGGAATCACAACGCATTATGACAGTGATATGGGAGTTGGTTTTGGTATTGGTCTGAACTATTAA
- a CDS encoding DUF4442 domain-containing protein, translating to MALSVSKLNKFVLFKLPSAYICGVRVKAIDKDRCVVSVKHRWINQNPFNSMYFAVQAMAAELTTGALVISQIQQSGKKISMLVANNKGNFTKKATGRITFVCNDGHLIADAIKKTIKTGEGQTFWMKSIGTDESGTQVSEMDFEWSVRVK from the coding sequence ATGGCATTATCCGTTTCCAAACTCAACAAATTTGTATTATTCAAACTGCCGTCGGCCTACATTTGTGGCGTGCGTGTAAAGGCAATCGACAAAGACAGATGTGTCGTAAGCGTAAAGCACCGATGGATCAATCAGAATCCGTTCAATTCGATGTATTTTGCCGTTCAGGCAATGGCGGCAGAGTTAACTACCGGAGCATTAGTAATCTCTCAGATTCAACAAAGCGGGAAGAAGATTTCGATGTTGGTCGCCAATAATAAAGGGAACTTCACCAAAAAGGCCACGGGAAGAATAACATTTGTTTGTAATGACGGACACTTAATTGCTGATGCAATAAAAAAGACAATCAAAACCGGTGAGGGGCAAACCTTCTGGATGAAATCAATTGGAACAGACGAAAGCGGTACTCAGGTTTCTGAAATGGACTTTGAGTGGAGCGTTCGCGTTAAATAG